One stretch of Pseudomonas fluorescens Q2-87 DNA includes these proteins:
- a CDS encoding RNA polymerase sigma factor, with protein MSSIPSPHSDLVGALYRDHRGWLLAWLRRNVACAQRAEDLSQDTFVRLLGRQELTAPREPRAFLVAIAKGLLFDHFRRAALEQAYLTELMLIPESEQPSVEEQQLILEDLKAIDRLLGKLSSKARAAFLYNRLDGLGHAEIAERLGVSVPRVRQYLAQGIRQCYIALYGEPT; from the coding sequence GTGTCGTCAATCCCTAGCCCCCACAGTGATCTGGTTGGTGCGTTGTACCGTGACCATCGCGGTTGGCTATTGGCATGGTTGCGGCGCAATGTGGCGTGTGCACAGCGGGCCGAAGACCTGAGCCAGGACACCTTCGTGCGCCTGCTCGGCCGGCAAGAACTGACGGCGCCCCGCGAGCCCCGCGCGTTCCTGGTGGCGATCGCCAAAGGGTTGTTGTTCGACCATTTCCGTCGGGCAGCGTTGGAGCAGGCTTATCTCACCGAACTGATGCTGATCCCTGAAAGCGAACAGCCGTCCGTGGAAGAACAGCAACTGATCCTCGAAGACCTCAAGGCGATCGATCGCTTGCTCGGAAAATTGTCCAGCAAAGCCCGCGCAGCCTTCCTCTATAACCGCCTCGACGGCCTCGGCCACGCCGAAATTGCCGAGCGCCTGGGGGTCTCGGTGCCGCGGGTACGGCAATACCTGGCCCAGGGCATTCGTCAGTGCTACATCGCCCTCTACGGTGAGCCCACATGA
- a CDS encoding 3'-5' exonuclease, which translates to MSLFSWLRPAQPTLPDGLQQHLERLPAPTPLGECSLREQRWVVLDLETTGLNLNKDQVLSIGAVVIEDGAIDFSQQFERTLQCDKQKLGPSVLIHGLAPSAIAAGSNPAEALLAFMAFVGDSPLLAFHAPFDSHMLGRALKDYLGYRLQHPFLDVADLAPMLCPQANLRKAGLDEWIDWFKLQVFDRHNASADALATAELALILFSRARQQQIQSPLELQQRLGQWKRRQQAPSL; encoded by the coding sequence GTGAGCCTGTTTTCCTGGCTGCGCCCGGCCCAGCCGACGCTGCCCGACGGCTTGCAGCAGCACCTGGAGCGTCTGCCCGCGCCCACGCCGCTGGGTGAGTGCAGCCTGCGGGAACAGCGCTGGGTGGTGCTGGACCTGGAAACCACCGGGCTGAACCTGAACAAGGATCAAGTGCTGTCCATCGGCGCAGTGGTCATCGAGGACGGCGCCATCGATTTCAGCCAGCAATTCGAACGCACCTTGCAGTGCGACAAGCAGAAACTGGGGCCCAGTGTGTTGATCCACGGCCTGGCGCCCAGCGCCATCGCCGCCGGCAGCAATCCGGCCGAGGCGCTGTTGGCGTTCATGGCGTTTGTGGGCGATAGCCCGCTGCTGGCGTTCCATGCGCCGTTCGACTCTCACATGCTCGGGCGGGCATTGAAGGATTATTTGGGTTACCGCTTGCAGCATCCGTTCCTGGACGTGGCTGACCTGGCCCCGATGCTTTGCCCCCAGGCCAACCTGCGCAAGGCTGGCCTGGATGAGTGGATCGACTGGTTCAAGCTGCAAGTCTTCGACCGTCACAACGCCAGCGCCGACGCCCTGGCCACCGCCGAACTGGCGCTGATCCTGTTCAGCCGCGCGCGCCAGCAGCAAATCCAGAGCCCGCTTGAGCTGCAACAGCGGCTGGGCCAATGGAAACGCCGACAGCAGGCGCCTTCGCTTTAA